One part of the Nitrosophilus kaiyonis genome encodes these proteins:
- a CDS encoding porin: MKLTKLSLAAIMALGFTSAAMADVDVQFGGQAVLYYQTHDYDYKDAPDMFNKEVSQGNVGLQIASKADLGNDFQAGVTVNIIGTLGLEGNLVSGVMQRATDTNDDLDGFWIPEAYVAKTFGNTTLKLGRQYLNTPFAFSETWNVFKNSYEAAVLVNKDLPDTTVVLAMVNKANYNAPGAPMDVFMSFNEDMSTFHDDASVYALGVVNNSIENLNLNVWAYNVTGDANAYWADLSYKLNAGDFPLTVALQGAIIDITNDELKDAADAGGYDDKTNAWGAKIATNIQDWGLSVAYDSVNDGYISMFNAGGVKTKLFVQQTLNQNAIRQDADTWQIKVKTPKFYGVNLTAAYSMTDAGKKNLNKDYNGKGNDFNELDLIASTKVSGIDLQVKYVMQDYDKDAIIKGQKDSKDDNVFRVVARYRF; this comes from the coding sequence ATGAAGTTGACTAAACTAAGTTTAGCGGCAATTATGGCGTTAGGATTTACTAGTGCAGCTATGGCGGATGTGGATGTTCAGTTTGGAGGACAAGCGGTACTTTATTATCAAACACATGATTATGATTATAAAGACGCACCAGATATGTTTAACAAAGAAGTGTCACAAGGAAATGTTGGTTTACAAATAGCTTCAAAAGCAGATCTTGGAAATGATTTTCAAGCAGGAGTTACTGTAAATATTATAGGAACTTTAGGACTTGAAGGCAACCTTGTAAGTGGTGTAATGCAAAGAGCTACTGATACTAATGATGATTTAGATGGATTTTGGATTCCAGAAGCTTATGTAGCTAAAACTTTTGGAAATACTACATTAAAACTTGGTAGACAATATCTAAACACTCCATTTGCATTTAGTGAAACATGGAATGTTTTCAAAAACAGCTACGAAGCAGCAGTTTTAGTAAATAAAGACCTTCCAGATACAACTGTAGTACTTGCAATGGTAAATAAAGCAAATTATAATGCTCCTGGTGCTCCGATGGATGTATTTATGTCATTTAATGAAGATATGAGTACTTTTCATGATGATGCTTCAGTGTATGCATTAGGGGTTGTTAATAATAGTATAGAAAATTTAAATCTTAATGTTTGGGCTTATAATGTAACAGGCGATGCAAATGCATATTGGGCAGATTTAAGTTATAAACTTAATGCAGGAGATTTTCCTTTAACTGTAGCTTTACAAGGTGCTATTATAGATATAACTAATGATGAATTAAAAGATGCAGCAGATGCTGGAGGCTATGATGACAAAACAAATGCTTGGGGCGCAAAAATTGCTACAAATATTCAAGATTGGGGATTGTCTGTTGCTTATGACAGTGTAAATGATGGTTATATTTCTATGTTTAATGCAGGTGGAGTTAAAACAAAACTATTTGTACAACAAACTCTAAATCAAAATGCAATTAGACAAGATGCAGATACTTGGCAAATAAAAGTTAAAACTCCAAAATTTTATGGAGTTAATTTAACAGCTGCATATTCAATGACAGATGCTGGCAAAAAGAATCTAAATAAAGATTATAATGGAAAAGGAAACGATTTCAATGAGCTTGATTTGATAGCTTCTACAAAAGTTTCTGGAATTGATCTTCAAGTTAAATATGTTATGCAAGACTATGATAAAGATGCAATTATAAAAGGTCAAAAAGATAGTAAAGATGATAATGTATTCAGAGTTGTTGCAAGATATAGATTCTAA
- the fabI gene encoding enoyl-ACP reductase FabI, whose product MIMQGKKGLIVGVANNKSIAYGIAKACRAQGAELAFTYLNDALKKRVEPIAKELGSDKVYPLDVSKPEELEALKDSLEKDFGNIDFIVHSVAYAPKEALDGRFVNTSKEAFNIAMEISVFSLIDLTRALLPLMNEGGSILTLSYYGAEKYIPHYNVMGVAKAALEASVRYLAADLGPQNIRVNAISAGPIKTLAASGIGDFRMILKWNEANSPLRRNVTIDEVGNSGMYLLSDLASGVTGEVHHVDAGYNIMGLAEVEEIEGKTVMVWDRINRGS is encoded by the coding sequence ATGATTATGCAAGGCAAAAAAGGACTTATAGTTGGAGTTGCAAACAACAAATCGATTGCTTACGGTATAGCAAAAGCTTGTAGAGCTCAAGGTGCAGAGCTTGCTTTTACATATCTAAATGATGCACTTAAAAAAAGAGTAGAGCCAATTGCAAAAGAGCTTGGAAGCGATAAGGTGTATCCTCTCGATGTAAGTAAGCCAGAAGAGCTTGAGGCTTTAAAAGACTCACTTGAAAAAGATTTTGGAAATATTGATTTTATAGTTCATTCTGTTGCTTATGCTCCAAAAGAAGCACTTGATGGAAGATTTGTAAACACTTCTAAAGAGGCTTTTAATATTGCTATGGAGATTTCTGTATTTAGTCTTATTGATCTAACAAGAGCTCTTTTACCACTTATGAATGAGGGTGGATCAATTTTGACTTTAAGCTATTATGGAGCAGAAAAATATATCCCTCACTATAATGTTATGGGGGTTGCTAAAGCGGCTCTTGAAGCAAGTGTTAGATATCTTGCTGCTGATCTTGGTCCACAAAATATAAGAGTAAATGCAATTAGCGCAGGCCCGATAAAAACTTTGGCAGCAAGTGGTATAGGTGATTTTAGAATGATTTTAAAATGGAATGAAGCAAACTCTCCTCTTAGAAGAAATGTCACTATTGATGAGGTGGGAAATAGCGGAATGTATCTTTTAAGCGACCTTGCAAGTGGTGTAACAGGCGAAGTTCATCATGTTGATGCAGGATATAATATCATGGGACTTGCAGAGGTTGAAGAGATAGAAGGTAAAACCGTTATGGTTTGGGATAGGATAAATAGAGGAAGTTGA
- a CDS encoding triose-phosphate isomerase has translation MILAANFKTNHTRKSTKEYIERLNNFLNSKNPDTDIFIFPPFTALDNYKSKATIGVQNAYPAEKGSFTGEIGLEQLNEFNIKTIIIGHSERRHILGENQEFIAKKFQFFKENNFTIFYCIGETIEVRESSKELIFSYLDMQLEGIDLDYENLIIAYEPVWAIGTGKSAKYEDIKEVLEFLRSKTKAPLLYGGSVKPSNIKEIISISNCDGALIGTASWNVDSFCEMVDLSTKN, from the coding sequence ATGATACTTGCAGCAAATTTTAAAACTAATCACACAAGAAAATCAACAAAAGAATATATTGAAAGATTAAATAATTTTTTAAATTCAAAAAATCCAGATACTGATATTTTTATCTTTCCTCCATTTACAGCTTTAGATAACTATAAATCAAAAGCTACTATTGGAGTTCAAAATGCTTATCCAGCTGAAAAAGGCTCGTTTACTGGAGAGATTGGATTAGAGCAGTTAAATGAGTTTAATATAAAAACTATTATTATAGGTCATAGTGAAAGAAGACATATTTTGGGCGAAAATCAAGAGTTTATTGCAAAAAAGTTTCAATTTTTTAAAGAGAATAATTTTACTATTTTTTATTGTATAGGCGAGACAATAGAAGTTAGAGAAAGCTCAAAAGAGCTAATATTTTCTTATCTTGATATGCAACTTGAAGGGATAGATTTAGATTATGAAAATTTAATTATTGCATATGAGCCTGTATGGGCTATAGGTACTGGAAAAAGCGCTAAATATGAAGATATCAAAGAGGTTTTAGAATTTCTAAGATCAAAAACAAAAGCCCCACTTTTATACGGCGGTAGTGTAAAACCATCAAATATAAAAGAGATTATCTCTATATCTAACTGCGACGGAGCATTGATAGGAACTGCCAGCTGGAATGTTGATAGTTTTTGTGAAATGGTAGATTTAAGTACTAAGAATTAA
- a CDS encoding phosphoglycerate kinase, with the protein MHIKSIKELELSGSSVFIRCDFNVPMDEFGNITDDRRIRSALQTIRYCLDHDCKIVLASHLGRPKGYDEKYSLKPVAKRLHTLLKQDIIMAKDVIGEDAKKKYENLKNGEILLLENLRFEKGETKNDPEFAKELSKFGEFYINDAFGVSHRAHASVEAITHYYDQDHKGAGFLLLKEIQFFHHLLKRPTRPFVAVVGGSKVSSKLKALINLLPKVDKMLIGGGMAFTFLKALGEEVGNSIVEDDLIQDALNIIDEAKKLGVKLYLPVDFVVSQTFSEDTPIKYVTYKEIPKGWMGLDIGPATVRLFREALNDAQTILWNGPMGVYEMDKFARGSFQLSHFIAQSYATKVIGGGDTADLVQRAGDDEEMTFISTGGGASLELIEGKTLPGVAALIVENGD; encoded by the coding sequence GTGCATATTAAATCTATAAAAGAGTTAGAATTATCAGGCAGTTCAGTATTTATTAGATGTGATTTTAATGTTCCTATGGATGAATTTGGAAATATAACTGACGATAGAAGAATTAGATCTGCACTTCAAACTATAAGATACTGCCTAGATCACGACTGTAAAATTGTTTTGGCAAGTCATCTTGGAAGACCAAAAGGATATGATGAAAAATATTCATTAAAACCAGTAGCTAAAAGGCTCCATACTCTTTTAAAACAAGATATCATCATGGCAAAAGATGTAATTGGTGAAGATGCAAAGAAAAAATATGAAAATTTAAAAAATGGTGAAATTTTGCTTTTGGAAAATTTAAGATTTGAAAAGGGTGAAACAAAAAATGATCCAGAATTTGCAAAAGAGCTAAGTAAATTTGGAGAATTTTATATCAATGATGCATTTGGAGTAAGCCACAGAGCACACGCTTCTGTAGAAGCGATTACTCACTATTATGACCAAGATCATAAAGGAGCAGGATTTTTGTTATTAAAAGAGATACAATTTTTTCATCATCTATTAAAAAGACCTACAAGACCTTTTGTTGCAGTTGTTGGAGGAAGTAAAGTTTCAAGTAAACTAAAAGCTCTAATAAATCTTTTGCCAAAAGTTGATAAAATGCTTATCGGCGGCGGTATGGCTTTTACATTTTTAAAAGCTCTTGGAGAAGAGGTAGGAAACTCTATAGTAGAAGATGATTTAATTCAAGATGCATTAAATATCATTGATGAAGCAAAAAAACTTGGAGTAAAGCTATATCTTCCAGTTGATTTTGTTGTATCTCAAACTTTTAGTGAAGATACTCCTATAAAATATGTCACTTACAAAGAGATACCAAAAGGATGGATGGGGCTTGATATTGGTCCAGCAACTGTTAGACTATTTAGAGAAGCATTAAATGATGCACAAACTATTCTTTGGAACGGGCCTATGGGTGTTTATGAGATGGATAAGTTTGCAAGAGGAAGTTTTCAACTTTCTCATTTTATAGCTCAAAGCTATGCTACAAAAGTTATTGGTGGGGGAGATACTGCCGATTTAGTCCAAAGAGCAGGTGACGATGAAGAGATGACATTTATCTCAACTGGCGGCGGAGCAAGCTTAGAGTTAATTGAAGGCAAAACACTTCCAGGTGTCGCTGCTTTGATAGTAGAAAATGGAGATTAA
- the gap gene encoding type I glyceraldehyde-3-phosphate dehydrogenase — translation MGINVAINGFGRIGRALARNILNDNTLNLIAINDIMPVQNAAYLLHYDSVHSKFNEKVDFDDKNLYINDKKIKFFNEKDPKNLHFEADIVFECSGLFLSKLDTKHHLEKNAKKVIISAPANDDTPTYVLGVNHNEYKGENIISNASCTTNCLAPIAKILDKHFGIEKGFITTVHSYTYDQNLLDNSHRKDLRRSRAAAINLIPTTTGAAKAIDKVLPNLRGKLDGRSVRVPVADVSLLDFDVVLSKKTTKDEINELFLHYSQNELKGILGIDEEFRVSQDFINDSHSCIVALDLTQIIDGNFVKIMSWYDNEWGYANRLVDMAKYISIKS, via the coding sequence TTGGGGATAAATGTTGCTATTAATGGTTTTGGACGTATAGGAAGAGCATTAGCAAGAAATATTTTAAATGATAATACTTTAAATCTGATTGCTATAAATGATATTATGCCTGTTCAAAATGCAGCATATCTATTGCATTATGATAGTGTCCACTCAAAATTTAATGAAAAAGTAGATTTTGATGATAAAAATTTATATATAAATGATAAAAAGATAAAATTTTTTAATGAAAAAGATCCAAAAAATCTTCATTTTGAAGCCGATATTGTATTTGAATGCAGTGGCCTTTTTTTATCAAAACTAGATACAAAACACCATTTAGAGAAAAATGCCAAAAAAGTAATCATATCTGCTCCAGCTAATGATGATACACCTACATATGTTTTAGGTGTAAATCACAATGAATATAAAGGTGAAAATATAATATCAAATGCAAGCTGTACAACTAACTGTCTAGCTCCAATAGCAAAAATTCTTGATAAACATTTTGGAATAGAAAAAGGATTTATAACAACTGTTCATAGCTATACTTATGATCAAAATCTGTTAGATAATTCACACAGAAAGGATTTAAGAAGAAGCAGAGCAGCAGCTATAAATCTTATACCAACTACAACAGGAGCTGCAAAGGCAATAGACAAAGTTTTACCAAATTTAAGAGGCAAACTTGATGGCAGAAGCGTTAGAGTTCCAGTAGCTGATGTGTCTTTGCTTGATTTTGATGTGGTTTTATCTAAAAAAACTACAAAAGATGAGATAAATGAACTTTTTTTACACTACTCTCAAAATGAGTTAAAAGGTATTTTAGGTATAGATGAGGAATTTAGAGTTTCTCAAGATTTTATAAATGATTCTCATAGCTGTATAGTTGCTTTAGATCTTACACAAATTATTGATGGAAATTTTGTAAAAATTATGAGTTGGTATGATAATGAATGGGGATATGCAAATAGACTTGTAGATATGGCTAAATATATTAGTATTAAGAGTTAA
- the nadD gene encoding nicotinate (nicotinamide) nucleotide adenylyltransferase, with translation MKIAVFGGSFDPIHLGHIKIIQEALKNLDIDKLIVVPTYLNPFKSKFAAPPKLRAKWLKIALFPYKKVDISLFEIKNQRPTYMIETIEYLKKKYHPTKIYLIIGADNIKDLHKWHNFKKLKNEVEFVVAKRSRIKVPSKYKVLNVNVPISATELRKKPIKKFLPKIVANEIIRFYEHCH, from the coding sequence ATGAAAATAGCGGTTTTTGGAGGAAGTTTTGATCCTATTCATTTAGGGCATATAAAAATAATCCAAGAGGCTTTAAAAAATTTAGATATTGATAAACTTATAGTAGTGCCAACCTATTTAAATCCATTCAAATCAAAATTTGCAGCTCCTCCAAAACTAAGAGCCAAATGGCTTAAGATTGCTCTTTTTCCTTATAAAAAAGTTGATATATCTTTATTTGAGATAAAAAATCAAAGACCAACATATATGATTGAAACTATAGAGTATCTTAAGAAAAAATATCATCCAACAAAAATATACTTAATAATAGGTGCTGATAATATAAAAGATCTTCATAAATGGCACAATTTTAAAAAACTAAAAAATGAAGTTGAATTTGTAGTTGCAAAAAGATCAAGAATAAAAGTTCCTTCAAAATATAAAGTTTTAAATGTGAATGTTCCCATTAGTGCAACAGAACTTAGAAAGAAACCGATAAAAAAATTTTTACCAAAAATTGTAGCTAATGAAATAATTAGATTTTATGAGCATTGTCATTAG
- the rsfS gene encoding ribosome silencing factor, with the protein MEKRVQRIKELLEEKKAEDVQIFDLRDKGYFVDFVVIATSLGDKHTLALLDFLKEKLKPEGEQFLKIQSSEDWVVIDLGDIIVHIMTEAYRKRYNIEEFLEEIKEQE; encoded by the coding sequence ATTGAAAAAAGAGTTCAAAGAATAAAAGAGCTTTTAGAAGAGAAAAAAGCTGAAGATGTACAAATATTTGATCTAAGAGATAAAGGATATTTTGTAGATTTTGTAGTTATTGCCACATCTTTAGGTGATAAACATACATTAGCACTTCTTGATTTTCTAAAAGAGAAGTTAAAACCAGAAGGCGAACAGTTTTTAAAAATTCAAAGCAGTGAAGATTGGGTTGTTATAGACCTTGGTGATATAATAGTTCATATAATGACTGAAGCATATAGAAAAAGATATAATATTGAAGAGTTTCTTGAAGAGATAAAAGAGCAAGAGTAA
- the argS gene encoding arginine--tRNA ligase encodes MKKKVLSILSKHIEKKIVLEKPKDKNFGHYATPIAFSMAKELRKSPMIIADELADIFKKEDIFESVEAVKGYINFKLSEKFLNDYATWALNNEKDFGKDEKDESILLEFVSANPTGPLHIGHARGAVIGDAIARIGSHLGYKITKEYYINDAGNQIYLLGLSIFLSGKEKILKEEVKWPDEFYRGEYIVDLAKEAAKIFGNEIFVDEAFIPKLADWAKDKMMELIKKDLKDVGIEFDNFVSEKKLYDEWPKVMEILEKRDALYHKDGKIWLKSTQFGDEKDRVVVREDGRPTYLAGDIIYHYDKFKRGYDHYINIWGADHHGYIARVKAAIKFLGFDPDKLEIILSQMVSLLKGGEPYKMSKRAGNFILMSDVVEDIGADALRFIFLSKKADTHLEFDVEDLKKEDASNPVYYINYAHARINSVFEKSGKSVEDILDVKLYDLNEDAKNLLFISLLLPEVIEDAFEKRELQKVTDYLKALAAQFHRFYNANKVLGTQNKDKYLKLFAVVAMSIRVGLRLLGIEAKYRM; translated from the coding sequence TTGAAAAAAAAAGTTTTATCAATACTTTCAAAACATATTGAAAAAAAAATAGTATTAGAAAAACCAAAAGATAAAAATTTTGGTCATTATGCTACTCCTATTGCTTTTTCTATGGCAAAAGAGCTTAGAAAATCTCCTATGATTATAGCTGATGAATTAGCAGATATCTTTAAAAAAGAGGATATTTTTGAAAGTGTAGAGGCTGTAAAAGGGTATATAAATTTTAAATTAAGTGAAAAATTTTTAAATGATTATGCAACTTGGGCTCTAAATAATGAAAAAGACTTTGGAAAAGATGAAAAAGATGAATCTATTTTATTAGAGTTTGTAAGTGCAAATCCTACAGGACCTCTGCATATTGGACATGCAAGAGGGGCAGTTATAGGAGATGCAATAGCTAGAATAGGCTCACATTTGGGTTATAAAATAACAAAAGAGTATTATATAAATGATGCTGGAAATCAGATATATCTTTTGGGACTCTCTATTTTTTTATCTGGAAAAGAGAAGATATTAAAAGAAGAGGTAAAATGGCCTGATGAGTTTTATAGAGGAGAATATATAGTTGATTTGGCAAAAGAGGCGGCTAAAATTTTTGGGAATGAGATTTTTGTAGATGAGGCTTTTATTCCAAAGCTTGCCGATTGGGCTAAAGATAAAATGATGGAGCTAATAAAAAAAGATTTAAAAGATGTTGGTATTGAATTTGATAACTTTGTTAGTGAAAAAAAACTTTATGATGAGTGGCCAAAAGTTATGGAAATTTTGGAAAAAAGAGATGCCCTTTATCATAAAGATGGAAAAATTTGGCTCAAATCTACACAATTTGGAGATGAAAAAGATAGAGTTGTTGTAAGAGAAGATGGAAGACCAACATATCTTGCAGGAGATATTATTTATCATTATGATAAGTTTAAAAGAGGATATGATCATTATATAAATATTTGGGGAGCTGACCATCACGGATATATTGCAAGAGTAAAAGCAGCAATAAAATTTTTAGGATTTGATCCTGATAAATTAGAGATAATTTTATCTCAAATGGTGTCTTTATTAAAAGGTGGTGAACCTTATAAAATGAGTAAAAGGGCTGGAAATTTTATATTGATGAGTGATGTGGTTGAAGATATTGGTGCTGATGCTTTAAGATTTATATTTTTGAGTAAAAAGGCTGATACTCATCTTGAGTTTGATGTTGAAGATTTGAAAAAAGAGGATGCATCAAATCCAGTATATTATATAAATTATGCACATGCAAGAATAAATTCTGTATTTGAAAAGTCTGGTAAAAGTGTAGAAGATATTTTAGATGTAAAGCTTTATGATTTAAATGAGGATGCTAAAAATCTACTTTTTATCTCTTTACTACTTCCAGAAGTTATAGAAGATGCATTTGAAAAAAGAGAGTTGCAAAAAGTAACAGATTATTTAAAAGCTCTTGCTGCTCAATTTCATAGATTTTATAATGCAAATAAAGTTTTAGGAACACAAAACAAAGATAAATATTTAAAACTTTTTGCTGTAGTTGCTATGAGTATTAGAGTTGGTCTTAGACTTCTTGGAATAGAAGCAAAATATAGAATGTAG
- a CDS encoding Sec-independent protein translocase subunit TatA/TatB: MGMPSMPELLVILAIVVLLFGAKKIPELAKGLGSGIKNFKKAMKEDEEETTTAKTETKKEIEGTEQTSETSQTSQKKEA; the protein is encoded by the coding sequence ATGGGTATGCCAAGTATGCCAGAACTTTTAGTTATATTAGCAATTGTAGTTTTACTTTTTGGTGCAAAGAAAATCCCAGAACTTGCAAAAGGTTTAGGAAGCGGAATCAAAAACTTTAAAAAAGCTATGAAAGAGGATGAGGAAGAAACTACAACTGCAAAAACAGAAACAAAAAAAGAGATAGAAGGTACAGAACAAACTTCTGAAACTTCACAAACTTCACAAAAGAAAGAAGCATAA
- the gmk gene encoding guanylate kinase: MIKKGSLLVVSGPSGAGKSSLIKVILENLDNVYFSISTTTRPKREGEIEGVNYYFVSKDEFEEDIKKGLFLEWANVHGHYYGTSLKPVFDALEKEKLVIFDIDVQGHESIRKKFNDITTSVFVTTPNLNVLKKRLELRGTDSKEVIEKRLENAKEELKRVKEFDFLLINDIFEEAKKEILAVAKAAKLKYSNKELESFIKEWSD; this comes from the coding sequence ATGATAAAGAAAGGTAGTCTTTTAGTAGTTTCTGGTCCAAGTGGAGCGGGGAAAAGTTCACTTATAAAAGTGATTTTAGAAAATTTAGATAATGTATATTTTAGTATTTCTACTACCACTAGGCCAAAAAGAGAAGGGGAAATTGAAGGAGTCAATTACTATTTTGTTTCAAAAGATGAGTTTGAAGAGGATATAAAAAAAGGGCTTTTTTTAGAGTGGGCTAATGTTCACGGGCACTATTATGGTACATCCTTAAAGCCCGTTTTTGATGCTTTAGAAAAAGAAAAATTGGTTATTTTTGATATTGATGTACAAGGGCATGAATCTATTAGAAAAAAATTTAATGATATTACAACATCTGTTTTTGTAACAACTCCAAATTTAAATGTATTAAAAAAAAGATTAGAATTAAGAGGGACAGATTCTAAAGAAGTTATTGAAAAAAGATTAGAAAATGCGAAAGAGGAGTTAAAAAGAGTAAAAGAGTTTGACTTTTTATTGATAAATGACATATTTGAGGAGGCTAAAAAAGAGATTTTGGCTGTAGCAAAAGCAGCTAAATTAAAATATTCAAATAAAGAATTGGAAAGTTTTATTAAAGAGTGGTCTGATTAA
- a CDS encoding phospholipase D-like domain-containing protein, which translates to MKKILLIFVLAITLFGKNLYFMPYESKKALNHLLKSIDLAKNKIDILIFSFTNEVIAKRLKNAAKRGVKIRIIFDEKTNLKDRYSQIGYLAKYKNIYLYYIKGKPYKDKNSFGKMHIKLMIIDNKKIVLGSANYSYSAFYKNYEILYFDDDLRLAKKSEIYFDRILKEAEEY; encoded by the coding sequence ATGAAAAAAATTTTGCTAATTTTTGTTTTGGCAATAACTCTTTTTGGGAAAAATCTATATTTTATGCCTTATGAATCAAAAAAGGCTTTAAATCATCTTTTAAAATCAATTGATCTTGCTAAAAACAAAATAGATATATTAATTTTTAGTTTTACAAATGAAGTAATTGCCAAAAGATTAAAAAATGCTGCAAAAAGGGGAGTAAAAATTAGAATAATTTTTGATGAAAAGACAAATTTAAAAGATAGATATTCTCAAATTGGATATTTGGCAAAATATAAAAATATCTATCTTTACTATATTAAAGGTAAACCATATAAAGATAAAAATAGTTTTGGGAAAATGCATATAAAACTTATGATAATTGATAATAAAAAAATTGTTTTAGGATCAGCTAACTACTCCTATTCAGCCTTTTATAAAAATTATGAAATTTTATATTTTGATGATGATTTAAGATTAGCAAAAAAGAGTGAAATATATTTTGATAGAATTTTAAAAGAAGCAGAGGAGTATTGA
- a CDS encoding ABC transporter ATP-binding protein — protein sequence MDTFPSHLHSFTPSQLLKAINISHSFDYPLFNNVNLTLNENDSIAVVGVSGSGKSTLLHILSTLLKPNSGEVYLFGKEIYSIKPKEVLKIRREKIGIIFQSHYLFKGFSAYENIMVASLLAKEKIDEEIIKKFKIEKVINKKVTELSGGEQQRVSIARVLTKKPKIIFADEPTGNLDKKTANEVMDKVFEYIKEENAALFLVTHDLELAKRCNRVYRLENGSLVLGE from the coding sequence ATAGACACTTTTCCTTCGCACCTTCACTCTTTCACTCCTTCACAACTTTTAAAAGCTATAAATATCTCTCACTCTTTTGATTATCCTCTTTTTAACAATGTTAATTTAACTTTAAATGAAAATGACTCAATTGCTGTTGTTGGTGTTAGTGGAAGCGGAAAATCAACACTTTTGCATATTTTATCAACTCTATTAAAACCAAATAGTGGAGAAGTTTATCTATTTGGAAAAGAGATTTATTCTATAAAACCAAAAGAGGTATTAAAAATTAGAAGAGAAAAAATTGGAATAATTTTTCAATCTCACTATCTTTTTAAAGGTTTTAGTGCCTATGAAAATATAATGGTAGCTTCTTTGCTTGCAAAAGAGAAAATAGATGAAGAGATAATAAAAAAATTTAAAATAGAAAAAGTTATAAACAAAAAAGTGACTGAGCTAAGTGGCGGAGAGCAGCAAAGAGTATCAATAGCAAGAGTTTTGACAAAAAAACCAAAAATTATATTTGCTGATGAACCTACAGGCAATCTTGACAAAAAAACCGCAAATGAAGTTATGGACAAAGTTTTTGAATATATAAAAGAGGAAAATGCAGCTCTTTTTTTAGTTACACATGACTTAGAACTTGCAAAAAGATGCAATAGAGTTTATAGATTGGAAAACGGATCATTAGTTTTAGGTGAGTGA
- the tsf gene encoding translation elongation factor Ts, with the protein MNISAADVKKLRVATGAGMMDCKKALIEAEGDFDKAVEILRKKGMAKAAKKADRVASEGAITVEISPDYKCATISEINSETDFVAQNDNFKELVKKATKHIHVSEVDSVEDLLQTEIDGVKFEEFMKAQIAKIGENILVRRFDKICVEGNGVVNGYVHMGGKIGVIVAATCDKEEVCESIKDLLKDIAMHIAAMNPKYLDESAIPESVIEKEKEIARAQLEKEGKPANIIEKIIPGKIKKFVEENTLLGQKFVKDDKKSVKQVLDEAAKAAGGTAKIIEFVRYELGEGIEKKQDDFAAEVAAQMK; encoded by the coding sequence ATGAATATTAGTGCTGCAGATGTTAAAAAGCTAAGAGTAGCTACTGGTGCTGGAATGATGGATTGTAAAAAGGCACTTATTGAAGCAGAAGGTGATTTTGATAAAGCTGTTGAAATATTAAGAAAAAAAGGTATGGCTAAAGCTGCTAAAAAAGCTGATAGAGTTGCAAGTGAAGGTGCAATAACTGTAGAGATTAGCCCAGATTACAAATGTGCTACTATAAGTGAAATAAACTCTGAAACTGACTTTGTTGCGCAAAATGATAATTTTAAAGAGTTAGTAAAAAAAGCAACAAAGCATATTCATGTTAGTGAAGTTGACTCAGTTGAGGATCTACTTCAGACTGAGATTGATGGCGTTAAATTTGAAGAGTTTATGAAAGCTCAAATTGCTAAAATTGGTGAAAATATTTTAGTTAGAAGATTTGACAAAATTTGTGTTGAAGGTAATGGTGTAGTTAACGGTTATGTTCATATGGGTGGAAAAATTGGGGTTATTGTGGCTGCAACATGTGATAAAGAAGAGGTTTGCGAGTCAATAAAAGATCTTTTAAAAGATATAGCTATGCATATAGCAGCAATGAATCCTAAATATCTTGATGAGAGTGCAATTCCAGAATCTGTTATAGAAAAAGAGAAAGAGATTGCAAGAGCTCAACTTGAAAAAGAGGGAAAACCTGCAAACATTATAGAAAAAATTATTCCTGGAAAAATTAAAAAATTTGTAGAGGAAAATACTCTTCTTGGACAAAAATTTGTTAAAGATGACAAAAAAAGTGTTAAACAAGTATTAGATGAGGCTGCAAAAGCAGCAGGTGGAACTGCTAAAATTATTGAATTTGTAAGATATGAGCTTGGTGAAGGAATTGAGAAAAAACAAGATGATTTTGCTGCAGAAGTTGCTGCTCAAATGAAATAA